The genome window ACATGATAGCCACGTCGGTGCCCATAGCTACTGCACCTAGCATAGCGGTCGCTGCGACCGCATACATTACGAATATTTGACCTTTGGAATAGGCGAAAAGACGTCCCATACTAGCCCCCTTAGGCGAGTCGCGCGCAACTTAGGTTGTGGGTTTTGGCGGAAGCGAAGATCGATTAACTGGAATTGGACCCGAAATGCTCAGCACGCCGCGTGCCAATTGTATAAGACATAAGCCGGCTGGCTTTTTCCGGAGCTAGCGAAGAATCTGCCTCTCGGTTGAAACAACTGATGTCGCAAGCTTGCTACGCAAGCGTGCATGAGCGTTCAACAGAAAGTATCAGCAGACAGGGGATCCGAGACGCAGAACCCTGGCAAGCAGGATGCTAGTACGCGGGATCGCTGGCCTTCAGACTCATCACTCCGATACCGCCGCCGATATAGAGTCCCGTGTTACCTTCGATACTCAGCGGCTGTAACGCGATCGAATTCTTGAAGCCACCGACTAAGGCGTTGATACCGGTTCCTCCCAGGATTGCTGCCCGGATCGACACTCCGCCGTAGGTACCCGCCAGGGCGCCCGGCTGAGTGCTGGACGAAGGAGCAAGCACCGCCCAGATGATCGCCGACGACGCCAGATAGCCGATATCGGCGCCGAGCGTCGACATGGTTCCGTGATACTCCTCGATTACGCCCGAGTTCGGCTTGAAGTTGCAATGGATCGCGCGCGACGACCCGATTATGTAGCCGAACCCGCCTGCGACATGGCAGGTCAGGATGCCAGCTTGGACGGTCGCGCCGCCCTGCGCCGCCACCGCGTCCTTCATCGGAGCACCCAACGCCAGGCACACGATCAGGCTGACAATTGATACACGAATTCGAGATGCCATCGCTGAGGGAATATAGCTGACAGTGAACCCGGCACCAAGGGCGTCCGATAACTCAAGGTTTCTGCGGTGGCCCCAGCGTCGGCGTCTTGACCGGGGCGGCGAGCCCGACGAATTCGACCAGGCCGTGGCCGCCCGGATTGGTCTGCAACGGCACCGATTCCCAGTTGTCAGGCACCCACACGTTGCCCGAGGCGTCGATTTCGACTCCCGTCAGTCGGGTCAGCAGACTGCTGGCGTAGCCGGCGCCCGGCGTGATCGGATCGCCGGTTTTGAGACCTGCCGGGCAATTCGCGGTTCGCGCGCCGCAGAGCTCGGAAAGCCGCTCGTCGTTGCCGGTGAAATTGGCGACCCAAATATTGTCGTTGCCGTCGACGGCGATGCCCCACGGCAGTTCGACTCCGCCACCCTTGAATGGAGACTTCGGATTGGGTGCGCCGCTCGAATCAAACATCGAAACCGAATCGCCCAGGCTGTTCGCCACCCAGACATTGCCGAGCGTATCGACCACGACCCCAAGCGGCATGCTGAGGCCGTTGCCGGTAAAGGGAGAGCCGGCCACCTGGCTGCCATCGGCATTCAACCCGAAGAGCCGATCGTTGCCGGAACTGGTAATCCACGCGTGCCCGACGGCGTCGATCGCGACATCGAACGGCCGGTCGAATCCCAACCCTGCGAAGTTGAGTGCGTTGGCCGGGTCGCCCGCGGGATACTCGGTGATCGTGTTGCCGTGGTAATTGGCGATCCAGAGATCGCCCATTTGATCGAGCGCAATCCCCTGCGGTCCGTCGACCGATCCTTGTGTGAAACCAGTCCCGGGCGAGAGCGGCGTCCCGTCTGCTTTGAACAACGAAACCGAATTGCCGGGCGACGGATTGGTGCATCCGGTGCCTTCGAAGCCGAAATTGCCGACCCACACGTTGGCCGTTGCGTCGATCACGATACCGAAGCCCGCGCCGTCCACGCCACCGCCGGTGAACGGCGCACCCGG of Candidatus Binatus sp. contains these proteins:
- a CDS encoding DUF992 domain-containing protein, which codes for MASRIRVSIVSLIVCLALGAPMKDAVAAQGGATVQAGILTCHVAGGFGYIIGSSRAIHCNFKPNSGVIEEYHGTMSTLGADIGYLASSAIIWAVLAPSSSTQPGALAGTYGGVSIRAAILGGTGINALVGGFKNSIALQPLSIEGNTGLYIGGGIGVMSLKASDPAY